One Tindallia magadiensis genomic region harbors:
- a CDS encoding threonine ammonia-lyase encodes MINLSYLEIEKAHHRISRYIRKTPLEKSMYMGNEGQSIFFKLESLQKMRNFKVRGAFNKMLSLSKEEKELGVATISSGNHGSSVSYAASLLGISKAVVIVPEIAPQSKIEKIQYHGAEVIKMGKDYDDAHTKGMQYIQGKKMTYVDSYYSDTQVYAGQGTIAIELLEQNKEIDLIVAPIGGGSLITGIAVAAKAIKPDIKIIGVQTEACPAMLRSLEDGVCYEKYPTKPSLCDALVGGVGKLSYQLMSACVDELLLVSEEGIGKAVSMMAKKEKLVIEAGSATTVAAVMEHGNKWKEKNIALIISGANIDGEVLTKLMHQY; translated from the coding sequence ATGATAAACTTAAGCTACTTGGAAATAGAAAAAGCGCATCATCGAATTAGTCGTTATATACGAAAAACACCCTTAGAAAAATCAATGTATATGGGAAATGAAGGTCAAAGCATTTTTTTCAAGCTCGAATCGTTGCAAAAAATGAGAAATTTTAAGGTGCGAGGGGCTTTTAATAAGATGTTAAGCTTATCAAAAGAGGAAAAAGAGTTAGGGGTTGCCACGATCTCTTCAGGAAATCATGGGAGCTCTGTTAGTTATGCGGCAAGCTTGCTTGGAATTAGTAAAGCGGTTGTGATAGTGCCAGAAATAGCGCCACAAAGCAAGATTGAAAAAATTCAATACCATGGTGCTGAAGTCATTAAAATGGGCAAAGATTACGATGATGCCCATACGAAAGGAATGCAATATATTCAGGGAAAGAAAATGACTTATGTGGATTCCTATTATTCTGATACACAGGTATATGCCGGACAAGGCACTATTGCGATTGAATTATTGGAACAAAACAAGGAAATCGATTTAATAGTAGCACCAATAGGTGGAGGAAGCTTAATAACTGGTATAGCCGTGGCAGCAAAAGCAATAAAACCTGATATTAAAATAATAGGAGTTCAGACGGAAGCATGTCCGGCGATGTTACGGTCATTGGAAGATGGTGTTTGTTATGAAAAGTATCCAACGAAGCCTTCGCTATGTGATGCCTTGGTAGGTGGTGTAGGAAAACTTAGCTATCAGTTGATGTCTGCCTGTGTAGATGAGTTATTGCTAGTATCGGAAGAAGGCATTGGAAAAGCCGTCAGTATGATGGCGAAAAAAGAAAAATTAGTAATAGAAGCAGGCAGTGCAACAACAGTGGCGGCTGTTATGGAACATGGAAACAAATGGAAAGAAAAAAACATTGCACTTATTATATCTGGTGCCAATATTGATGGAGAAGTATTAACGAAACTAATGCATCAGTACTGA
- the htpG gene encoding molecular chaperone HtpG — MHKKEFQAETKRLLDIVINSIYTNKDIFLRELISNASDAIDKVYYKALTDDSITFNQEDFYITLSTDKENRKLIIKDTGIGMTQEELENNIGVIAKSGSLAFKQENELKDGYDIIGQFGVGFYAAFMVAEEITVISKAFGSDEAYRWISKGTDGYSIEPCEKEHYGTDVILSLKPNADEEDYDQYLEEHTLRSLVKKYSDFIRYPIKMNVTRSQKKEGTEDEFEEVTEEQILNSMVPIWKKNKNELTSEDYEQFYFEKRFGFDKPLRHMHINTEGTVSYRAVLFIPEKAPFDFYTREYEKGLELYSSGVLIMEKCAELLPDYFSFVKGVVDSEDLSLNISREMLQHDRQLKVIAKNLKSKIKKELLDLMENAREDYEKFYDSFGRQLKYGVYSDFGTHKDDLQDLLMFHSSKEGKLVSLKDYVSRMPEAQKEIYYAAGDSVSRIEKMPQTERIKDKGYEILYFTEDVDEFAIKMLNEYQEKPFKSVASGDLDLGDEKDKESEEAEKEHESLFSNMKELLSDQIKSVKASKRLKQHPVCLVNEGDISIEMEKVLNTMPNDQEVKADKILEVNMNHEVFQSLKSAYQEDQEKFQLFTELLYQQARMIEGLPVDDPVELSNKICKIMK; from the coding sequence TTGCATAAAAAAGAATTTCAAGCTGAAACTAAACGACTACTAGATATTGTGATTAACTCTATTTATACCAACAAAGACATTTTTTTAAGGGAACTTATTTCCAACGCAAGTGATGCCATCGACAAAGTATACTATAAGGCGTTAACCGATGATTCTATTACTTTTAATCAGGAAGACTTTTACATTACCCTTTCCACCGATAAAGAAAATCGGAAACTGATCATTAAGGATACTGGTATTGGCATGACTCAAGAAGAACTCGAAAACAATATTGGTGTTATTGCTAAAAGTGGTTCCTTAGCATTTAAACAAGAAAACGAGTTAAAAGACGGTTACGATATTATTGGCCAGTTTGGTGTCGGTTTTTATGCTGCGTTTATGGTAGCCGAAGAAATTACGGTTATTAGTAAAGCCTTTGGAAGTGACGAAGCTTATCGTTGGATTTCTAAAGGAACAGATGGGTACAGTATTGAACCCTGTGAAAAAGAACATTATGGAACCGATGTAATCCTAAGTCTTAAGCCAAACGCTGATGAAGAAGACTATGATCAATATTTAGAAGAACATACACTTCGCTCTCTTGTGAAAAAGTATTCTGATTTTATAAGATACCCAATTAAAATGAATGTTACACGTTCGCAAAAAAAAGAAGGTACTGAAGATGAATTTGAAGAGGTTACCGAAGAACAAATATTAAACAGTATGGTTCCCATCTGGAAGAAAAATAAAAATGAACTAACTTCTGAGGATTATGAACAGTTTTATTTTGAAAAAAGGTTTGGATTTGACAAGCCTCTACGCCATATGCACATTAATACAGAAGGTACTGTTTCTTATCGAGCCGTTCTGTTTATTCCAGAAAAGGCACCTTTTGATTTTTATACCCGCGAGTATGAAAAAGGTTTAGAATTATATTCCAGCGGTGTTCTTATTATGGAAAAATGTGCTGAATTACTGCCAGATTATTTTAGCTTTGTAAAAGGCGTTGTTGACTCTGAAGACCTTTCTCTTAATATTTCCCGCGAAATGTTACAACATGACCGTCAGCTGAAAGTAATTGCGAAAAACCTTAAAAGTAAAATCAAAAAAGAATTGTTGGATCTGATGGAAAATGCCAGAGAAGATTATGAAAAATTCTATGATTCTTTTGGTCGACAGTTAAAATATGGAGTATATAGTGATTTTGGAACTCATAAAGATGATCTGCAAGATTTACTAATGTTTCACTCCTCTAAAGAAGGCAAACTGGTTTCTCTGAAAGATTATGTTTCTCGTATGCCAGAAGCTCAAAAGGAAATCTATTATGCAGCGGGTGATTCCGTTTCTCGTATCGAAAAAATGCCACAGACAGAACGAATCAAAGATAAAGGTTACGAAATCCTTTATTTTACAGAAGATGTCGATGAATTTGCCATAAAAATGCTGAACGAATATCAGGAAAAGCCTTTCAAGTCTGTTGCTAGTGGTGACTTAGATCTAGGTGATGAAAAAGATAAAGAATCTGAAGAAGCGGAAAAAGAACACGAAAGTCTATTCAGCAATATGAAGGAATTGCTTTCTGATCAAATTAAGAGTGTAAAAGCTTCTAAAAGACTTAAACAACATCCAGTGTGCCTAGTAAACGAAGGGGATATTTCTATTGAAATGGAAAAAGTCTTAAACACAATGCCGAATGATCAGGAAGTAAAAGCTGATAAAATATTAGAGGTGAATATGAATCATGAGGTCTTTCAATCACTCAAATCAGCTTATCAAGAAGATCAAGAAAAATTCCAACTCTTTACCGAACTGTTATATCAACAGGCACGAATGATCGAAGGCCTTCCTGTAGATGATCCGGTTGAACTGTCCAATAAAATATGTAAAATCATGAAATAA
- a CDS encoding MTH1187 family thiamine-binding protein, translated as MAIVETTITPLGTASTSISQYVADCHKVLSDYPEIKYQLTPMGTILEGELSTILQVIQKMHEVPFTSGAQRVSTSIKIDDRRDQQATMSKKLRSVQEKW; from the coding sequence ATGGCCATCGTCGAAACAACCATTACACCGCTGGGTACTGCTTCTACCAGCATCAGTCAATATGTAGCCGATTGTCATAAAGTGTTAAGTGATTATCCGGAGATAAAATACCAGTTGACTCCTATGGGAACTATTTTGGAAGGCGAATTATCCACGATTCTCCAAGTGATCCAAAAAATGCATGAGGTTCCTTTTACTAGTGGAGCACAACGCGTTTCTACCTCCATTAAAATTGATGATCGACGGGATCAACAGGCTACCATGTCAAAGAAACTTCGTTCTGTACAAGAAAAATGGTAA
- a CDS encoding tetratricopeptide repeat protein: protein MVEARKKTKHAKGIEVIGNPIINRFLTGNMEIDKKSKQYKIQTLLGFLGIALVFSSFRYPPAFFLGAGILFFRRGWRKKTDRYQVCYQDAQMALKKKNYQKCIENLESIRCDSPKTKELLLVQASCYLELENTKKAYRLYTVFFQQITVNQYKEELYSPAEENALLLALEEQDMEFAKGMIQRMLHLQRNDAILAPLIKRFQELGGEI, encoded by the coding sequence ATGGTAGAGGCCAGAAAAAAGACAAAGCATGCAAAAGGGATAGAAGTCATTGGAAATCCCATCATTAATAGATTTCTAACGGGTAATATGGAAATAGATAAGAAAAGCAAACAATATAAGATACAAACATTGCTTGGGTTTTTAGGGATAGCATTGGTTTTTAGTAGTTTTCGCTATCCACCAGCTTTTTTTCTTGGTGCAGGGATATTGTTTTTTAGAAGAGGCTGGAGGAAAAAGACGGATCGATATCAAGTATGTTATCAAGACGCACAAATGGCTCTAAAGAAGAAAAACTATCAGAAATGCATCGAAAATCTGGAAAGCATCAGATGTGATTCTCCTAAAACAAAAGAATTGCTACTAGTTCAAGCGAGTTGCTACTTAGAGTTGGAAAATACAAAAAAAGCCTATCGTTTATACACTGTTTTTTTTCAACAAATTACAGTTAACCAGTATAAAGAAGAATTATATAGTCCTGCAGAAGAAAATGCCTTACTACTAGCGCTTGAAGAGCAAGATATGGAGTTTGCAAAAGGGATGATACAGAGAATGCTCCATTTGCAACGTAATGATGCCATACTTGCTCCTTTAATAAAGCGATTCCAAGAGTTGGGGGGTGAAATTTAG
- a CDS encoding methyl-accepting chemotaxis protein, with protein MKKIIGQSALDAFQEVVPFLKMLYPQDAAVFACDRQKYLAFEEAEGFKIGIKEGNFLKENTSEDQAIRKKEKISVNVSKEVSGIPYHAIAIPVFDQSDNVIGAVGVCLSLEYHESYQEISGRFEKAFHEVGKGVKEISASAEHLAEIGEKLSWLSKNAAEAVQKTDEIMKIIGGISNKTKMLGMNASIEAARAGQEGKGFAVVAQEIQKLSNSTQQAASDVDGIIKDMADTIESVSRETQETSAISEEQSAFAEEVSATMDELKDQLESLGQLFEELVAGTSR; from the coding sequence ATGAAAAAAATCATTGGTCAAAGTGCGTTGGATGCATTCCAGGAGGTAGTACCTTTCTTAAAAATGTTATATCCTCAAGATGCCGCTGTATTTGCTTGTGATCGACAGAAGTACCTAGCTTTTGAAGAAGCCGAAGGATTTAAGATAGGTATTAAAGAGGGGAATTTTTTGAAGGAAAACACTTCAGAAGACCAGGCGATTAGAAAAAAAGAAAAAATATCGGTTAATGTGTCTAAGGAAGTATCGGGGATACCTTATCATGCTATTGCAATACCGGTTTTTGATCAAAGTGATAATGTGATCGGTGCTGTTGGTGTTTGTTTATCGTTAGAATACCATGAAAGTTATCAGGAGATTTCTGGAAGATTTGAAAAAGCATTTCATGAAGTTGGGAAAGGTGTAAAGGAAATAAGTGCTAGTGCAGAGCATTTGGCTGAAATAGGTGAAAAACTATCTTGGCTATCAAAGAACGCAGCAGAAGCTGTTCAAAAAACAGATGAGATTATGAAAATTATTGGCGGAATATCTAATAAAACAAAAATGCTAGGTATGAATGCATCGATAGAAGCAGCTCGTGCGGGACAGGAAGGAAAAGGTTTTGCTGTCGTCGCCCAGGAAATACAAAAACTATCCAACAGCACCCAACAGGCTGCTTCCGATGTCGATGGTATTATTAAAGATATGGCAGATACAATCGAATCAGTGAGTCGGGAAACTCAGGAAACCAGTGCTATTAGTGAAGAACAAAGTGCATTTGCAGAAGAAGTTTCGGCAACGATGGATGAATTGAAAGATCAATTAGAGTCTTTGGGGCAACTTTTTGAAGAATTGGTAGCCGGAACAAGTCGTTAG
- the nhaC gene encoding Na+/H+ antiporter NhaC: MLESKEPKKANLGQALFVITFLIVVLFVSLVLMGADPHVPLIIATIAAGLIGIVSLGFKWSDLEEAMIQSISMAMQAVLILMVIGSVIGTWILSGTVPSMIYYGLQILSPGIFLVATAIICSVVSISTGSSWTTAGTVGIALLGVGIGLGIPIGMVAGAIVSGAYFGDKLSPLSDTTNLAPAMAGATLFDHIRSMIWTTIPAFIISIILYGILGSRYAGQELNAEEINMMLSAIGDNFMISPMLFIPPIVVIIIVIKKVPALPGLLSGVVLGGIFAAIFQGASLGDVIEAAHYGFSMDSGYEVVDSLLSRGGLDGMMWTISLILIALCFGGILEKTGMLHAIGDFILRFAKGTGSLIAATVLTCFAVNFLAGEQYIALVIPGRMYRDTYKEKGIHPKILSRALEGGGTITSALIPWNTCGVFMWGTLGVHPFVYAPYAFLNLITPIVNIVYGFTGWTIEKCDGNEEVEEAE, translated from the coding sequence GTGTTAGAGAGTAAAGAACCTAAAAAGGCAAATTTAGGACAGGCATTGTTTGTAATTACATTCTTAATAGTTGTTTTGTTTGTGTCTTTGGTTTTGATGGGAGCAGATCCGCATGTACCATTGATTATTGCAACGATCGCTGCTGGGCTAATTGGTATTGTATCCTTAGGATTCAAATGGTCTGATTTAGAAGAGGCGATGATCCAATCTATCAGTATGGCGATGCAAGCTGTTTTAATCCTTATGGTTATTGGTTCTGTTATAGGGACCTGGATTTTAAGTGGTACAGTACCCAGTATGATTTATTATGGGTTACAAATATTATCACCAGGAATATTTCTGGTAGCAACCGCTATTATTTGTTCGGTTGTTTCTATTTCAACAGGGAGTTCGTGGACAACGGCTGGAACTGTTGGTATTGCATTGTTAGGGGTTGGGATCGGTCTGGGAATCCCCATAGGTATGGTAGCTGGTGCGATTGTTTCAGGTGCTTACTTTGGTGACAAATTATCACCTTTGTCCGATACCACAAATCTGGCACCGGCGATGGCTGGAGCAACCTTGTTTGATCATATTAGAAGTATGATATGGACAACCATACCGGCCTTTATTATTTCTATTATTTTGTATGGAATTCTTGGAAGTCGATATGCTGGACAGGAACTAAATGCAGAAGAGATTAATATGATGTTAAGTGCCATAGGTGATAATTTCATGATTAGTCCAATGCTATTTATTCCACCGATTGTTGTTATTATTATTGTTATTAAAAAAGTACCGGCTTTACCTGGTTTATTAAGTGGTGTGGTTCTTGGTGGTATTTTTGCAGCGATCTTCCAGGGAGCAAGTTTGGGAGACGTTATTGAAGCCGCCCATTACGGCTTTTCGATGGATAGTGGATATGAAGTGGTTGATAGCTTGTTGAGTCGTGGTGGTCTAGACGGTATGATGTGGACCATTTCTCTTATTCTCATTGCTCTCTGTTTTGGAGGGATTTTAGAAAAAACTGGCATGCTTCATGCAATTGGTGATTTTATCCTAAGGTTTGCAAAAGGTACAGGATCTCTTATTGCAGCTACGGTATTGACTTGTTTTGCGGTTAACTTTCTTGCAGGTGAGCAATACATTGCATTGGTTATACCGGGTAGAATGTATCGTGACACCTACAAAGAAAAAGGAATTCACCCCAAAATCTTGTCAAGAGCTTTGGAAGGTGGCGGAACCATCACTTCAGCGTTAATTCCATGGAATACCTGCGGTGTGTTCATGTGGGGAACCCTAGGAGTACATCCTTTTGTATATGCACCATATGCATTCCTAAACTTAATCACTCCTATTGTTAATATTGTATATGGATTTACTGGATGGACGATAGAGAAATGTGATGGAAATGAAGAAGTAGAAGAAGCTGAGTAA